The following are encoded in a window of Impatiens glandulifera chromosome 5, dImpGla2.1, whole genome shotgun sequence genomic DNA:
- the LOC124937529 gene encoding probable RNA helicase SDE3 has protein sequence MAIVQEEFSFIEDKGELGFIDFDDDKSVCSYKPEEEGSVIISVPFPPVNGKPQSITVGESSSIQITINNTNDESVELWTIDIYDSNPKDSFTLSLMEPPSANSDPDYVQRFRESFSLGDRVLLPHKILTVWLTCKPKDIGLHTTVVNFDLEGVVTERMVFLLAEDKVSQFLTSNKPYRRDRKTRLPEVYNRNNFVAGSPPPRNSNRRCKVKLPMHKIPDDVRGLLEAKQIPESITLGLTKENYCQFFKTLLIMEEIKLEDVMRGYDMENISFRNKGLLLALEVPGLAEKRPSLVYGDFILVKSTYQDPNNEATPTYQGHIHRVEAEVVLLKFADDFYSQHNSRSVYNVQFTYNRVNMRRLYQAIEAAESLGIDFLFPSESSEHRRVIKPINLSSTTFTLNEEQTRSVEMILGCRGGSPYVIYGPPGTGKTVTLVESVLQLYTRYKNAKILVCAPSNSAADHVLEMLIGHVQVNDVFRLNAIARPFEEINPDILQFTYHVDGVFQCPLLSRLKHFRITVCTYMSACLLYAEGVSRGHFSHIFLDEAGQASEPETMIPISHFSNRNTVVVLAGDPKQLGPVIHSKESEVYGMGMSYLERLFECGLYKTMEPNYVTELVRNYRCEPEILYISSKLFYAGSLIACKDEESGFATTCLDFLPNKEFPVVYIGVQGCDEREGNNPSWFNRFEASKVVEIITSLKENQVVSPECIGVITPYRQQVLKLTRALEDFGCSGVKVGSVEQFQGQEKDVIIVSTVRSTIKHNEFDKTYCLGFLSNPKRFNVAITRAKSLMIIIGNPHITSKDPYWNALLWYCVDGGSYMGCILPEREKTILEEVVEEVVVVEEEDGFNGDYNIGKEFPEMESTWSATGIVDEAHDGNMGKEFPEMESLWSATGIADEAHDDNNGDHEWTETINDGTLSSSVVKPSFNEDDWEDGWK, from the exons ATGGCAATTGTACAAGAGGAGTTTTCTTTCATTGAAGATAAAGGAGAATTGGGATTCATAGACTTTGATGATGATAAATCTGTTTGTAGTTATAAACCTGAGGAAGAAGGGTCAGTTATTATATCTGTTCCATTTCCACCAGTCAATGGAAAACCTCAATCAATTACTGTTGGAGAGTCTTCTTCTATCCAAATTACTATAAACAACACCAATGATGAATCTGTGGAGCTATGGACTATTGATATTTACGATTCAAACCCTAAGGACTCGTTCACCCTTTCGCTGATGGAACCTCCTTCGGCGAATTCTGATCCAGATTATGTGCAGAGGTTTCGGGAATCTTTTAGCTTGGGAGACAGAGTATTACTTCCACACAAGATATTAACTGTTTGGTTAACATGCAAACCAAAGGATATTGGGTTGCACACTACTGTAGTGAATTTCGACTTGGAGGGTGTGGTTACAGAGAGAATGGTTTTCCTTTTAGCGGAAGACAAGGTTTCTCAATTCTTAACATCCAACAAACCATACCGTAGAGATAGGAAAACTAGGCTGCCAGAAGTCTATAATCGCAACAATTTTGTAGCTGGTTCACCACCTCCAAGGAATTCAAATAGAAGGTGTAAAGTTAAGCTTCCAATGCATAAAATTCCAGACGATGTGAGGGGTCTGTTAGAGGCAAAGCAGATACCTGAATCTATCACTCTTGGTTTAACTAAAGAAAATTACTGTCAATTCTTCAAAACCTTGTTAATCATGGAAGAAATCAAATTGGAG GATGTAATGAGAGGCTATGATATGGAGAACATCTCATTCAGGAATAAGGGTCTTTTGTTGGCCCTTGAAGTACCAGGACTAGCTGAGAAGAGGCCTTCACTAGTTTATGGAGATTTCATATTAGTTAAGTCCACATATCAAGATCCCAACAATGAAGCAACTCCTACATATCAG GGTCATATACATAGGGTGGAGGCAGAAGTTGTGCTTTTGAAGTTTGCAGATGATTTCTATAGCCAGCATAACTCTAGGAGCGTCTACAAtgttcaattcacttacaatagGGTAAACATGAGAAGGTTATATCAGGCCATTGAAGCAGCAGAATCATTAGGCATTGATTTTCTCTTCCCATCTGAATCTTCAGAACATAGAAGAGTAATTAAACCAATCAATCTATCCTCAACAACTTTTACTTTAAACGAGGAGCAAACGCGTTCAGTCGAGATGATCCTCGGCTGTAGAGGAGGATCTCCTTACGTCATTTACGGGCCACCAGGCACAGGCAAAACCGTAACACTAGTTGAATCAGTTCTACAACTCTACACACGGTATAAGAACGCCAAGATACTCGTCTGCGCGCCTTCAAACAGCGCAGCCGATCACGTCCTGGAAATGCTGATCGGCCATGTTCAAGTAAACGACGTTTTCAGGCTGAATGCTATCGCCAGGCCATTCGAGGAGATAAACCCCGACATTCTCCAATTCACTTATCATGTAGATGGAGTCTTCCAATGCCCGCTTTTAAGTAGGCTGAAACATTTTCGGATCACAGTGTGCACTTACATGAGTGCGTGTCTTCTCTATGCAGAAGGAGTTTCGAGAGGTCATTTCTCGCATATTTTTCTAGACGAGGCTGGGCAAGCCTCGGAGCCTGAGACGATGATTCCGATATCACATTTCTCTAATAGAAATACGGTTGTTGTGCTCGCCGGAGACCCTAAGCAGCTCGGGCCCGTGATTCATTCCAAGGAATCAGAGGTTTACGGGATGGGAATGTCGTACCTCGAGAGATTGTTCGAGTGCGGTTTATACAAAACCATGGAACCAAACTACGTTACAGAATTGGTTCGTAACTATAGATGCGAACCGGAGATTCTCTACATATCGTCGAAACTTTTCTACGCAGGTAGCTTGATCGCATGCAAAGACGAAGAATCTGGTTTCGCGACAACATGTCTAGATTTCCTACCGAACAAGGAGTTTCCGGTTGTTTACATCGGAGTGCAAGGTTGTGACGAAAGGGAAGGGAACAATCCTTCTTGGTTTAACCGTTTCGAGGCAAGCAAGGTTGTTGAGATTATAACGTCGCTCAAGGAGAATCAGGTGGTGAGTCCGGAGTGCATTGGCGTGATAACGCCTTACAGGCAGCAGGTGCTGAAACTTACTCGAGCTCTCGAGGATTTTGGTTGTTCTGGTGTTAAGGTTGGTAGTGTGGAACAATTTCAAGGGCAGGAGAAAGATGTGATTATTGTATCTACGGTCAGATCAACAATCAAACATAATGAGTTTGATAAAACTTATTGCTTGGGGTTCTTGAGCAACCCGAAAAGGTTTAACGTCGCCATTACCCGTGCCAAGTCTTTGATGATCATTATCGGTAATCCACACATCACAAGCAAG GATCCATATTGGAATGCGCTATTATGGTACTGTGTAGATGGGGGTTCATACATGGGGTGCATTCTTCCCGAACGAGAGAAGACGATTTTGGAGGAAGTTGTagaggaggtggtggtggttgAAGAAGAAGACGGTTTTAATGGCGATTATAATATCGGAAAAGAGTTTCCTGAAATGGAGAGTACATGGAGTGCAACAGGAATAGTCGATGAAGCACATGATGGCAATATGGGAAAAGAGTTTCCTGAAATGGAGAGTCTATGGAGTGCAACAGGAATAGCCGATGAAGCACATGATGATAACAATGGAGATCATGAATGGACAGAAACTATTAATGATGGCACTCTTAGTAGTAGTGTAGTAAAACCTAGTTTTAATGAAGATGATTGGGAGGATGGTTGGAAGTAG
- the LOC124937985 gene encoding protein CDC73 homolog encodes MDPLSALRDFTIRNELDKIIRIGDDFRFGNDYAFPCTTATAYRSKQGNLYTIETLVHFIKNHHLKHGDYFQNTRAEKIAAVTLPDRKPLLDYLQGRVSSVDAIEFVAPQNQKFSAAAVVLGEEYRPEDPGMMQIAPTENDFDINEEAGIGVPDNFIAMIRSIERPLRDREAILESKNRDFYSVVKREDERMRMEAQQRKDGLVAKNRLMSGGDERGFGNEIGYDSGSKANKMHHLKGSKVGGGVPIILVPSAFTTLITMYNVKEFLEDGVFIPTDVKAKQMNGPKPDCVTVQRKLGKDRVVMAYEVRDKPSALKAEDWDRVVSVFVLGKEWQFKDWPFKDHVEIFNKILGFYMRFEDDSVESAKTAKQWNVKIISISKNKRHQDRAAALEVWDRLEEFMRAR; translated from the exons ATGGATCCCCTCTCAGCCCTCCGCGATTTCACAATCCGTAACGAGCTCGACAAAATCATTCGAATCGGCGACGACTTCCGATTCGGAAACGATTACGCGTTTCCATGCACTACCGCCACCGCTTATCGCTCTAAACAGGGTAATCTCTACACCattgaaaccctagtacatTTCATCAAAAACCATCACCTCAAACATGGAGACTATTTCCAGAACACCCGCGCTGAAAAGATCGCCGCCGTTACCTTACCCGATCGAAAACCCTTGCTTGATTACCTCCAAGGCCGCGTCTCCTCCGTCGACGCCATTGAATTCGTCGCCCCACAAAATCAGAAATTTTCCGCCGCCGCCGTTGTCCTTGGAGAAGAGTATCGACCGGAAGATCCGGGTATGATGCAGATTGCTCCGACTGAGAATGATTTCGACATCAATGAGGAAGCTGGAATCGGGGTTCCAGATAATTTCATCGCCATGATTCGGTCTATTGAGCGGCCGTTGAGGGATAGGGAAGCGATATTAGAGAGTAAGAATAGGGATTTCTACAGTGTGGTGAAGAGAGAAGATGAGCGGATGAGAATGGAAGCGCAGCAGAGGAAGGATGGGCTGGTTGCTAAGAACAGGTTAATGAGTGGAGGAGATGAAAGAGGGTTTGGGAATGAAATTGGATATGATTCTGGTTCTAAAGCTAATAAGATGCATCATTTGAAAGGAAGTAAAGTTGGAGGAGGTGTTCCGATTATCCTTGTTCCAAGTGCTTTTACTACTTTGATTACAATGTATAATGTGAAGGAGTTCTTAGAAGATGGTGTGTTCATACCAACTGATGTGAAGGCTAAGCAGATGAATGGGCCGAAGCCTGATTGTGTAACGGTTCAGAGAAAGCTCGGTAAGGATAGGGTTGTTATGGCGTATGAGGTTCGAGATAAGCCTTCAGCATTGAAAGCAGAGGACTGGGATCGTGTAGTGTCTGTTTTTGTGTTGGGGAAGGAATGGCAGTTCAAGGATTGGCCTTTTAAGGATCATGTCGAAATCTTCAACAAAA TTCTTGGATTCTATATGCGATTTGAGGACGATAGCGTGGAATCTGCAAAGACAGCCAAACAATGGAATGTGAAGATTATATCG ATTAGCAAGAACAAGAGACATCAGGATAGAGCTGCTGCACTGGAAGTGTGGGATAGATTAGAAGAATTTATGCGAGCACGATAA